ATCACGGGATGTCGCCGTACCGTGTCGGTGACAGCATCGTTCTTGATACAATGTTCGATCCGAATGACGCGGAACGCGTTTTCTGGGTCGGCGAATTCACGCAGATCTTCCCAAAACCCGGGCGGGCCGATGCGATCTTCGACGCCATAAGGTCGAAACTGCCGCCGACCGCTACGATATACCGGAACGGCGAATTTCCGCCGCGCTTCAAATTTGGAAAGAATAAGCGGATCGCTCCGATAGTCGTAGTCCCAAATGAAGGGTCTGTCATAACTACGAAAAGCCGTGCTGAATCGGCGAGACGCGATGGTCGGTTCGATAACATCCGCGGGGCGCACGGCTACGATAACGGCCTGGAATCAATGCGCGCGATCTTTGTCGGGCACGGCGGTCGTTTTAAGCGCGGAGTGGTCACCTCACCGGTCTCCGCAATAGATGTGTATGAGTTGATGTGCAACATTCTGAAAGTGAAACCGGCAAAGAACGACGGTAGTTTGAAACGTATCCGCCACGTCCTTAGATAACGAATGTCTATGGTTTTCTGGGCGCCCGTAGTGTGAGTACAGCGATCTCGGGCGGCACCAGAAAACGGAACGGCATGATGCTTGTACCTATGCCGGTCGTTACAAAAAGGTGCCTGCCGTCTTCCTTTATATGGCCGGAAACATACTTCTGACCGAAAGACGAAGGCACCAGCGGCGAGCCGACTATCGGTAGCCAGACCTGCCCGCCGTGACTGTGGCCGGCGATCATGAGCCGGAAGCGGTCACCGAGACTCTTGTGATAGTTGAGAACGTGAAAAACGTCGGGACTGTGTTCTAGAACAATAAAATCGCCGTTGGCATACGGCTGGCTGACCCCGCGGACCATTGCATCGAACGTGTACCACGAATCGAGCCTAAGATGGTCTTTCAGCCCAAGGATGTTTAGCTTTTTTCCTCCCCTTTCGATAACGGCGATCTCGTTTTGCAGGACAATATACCCAATGTTACCGAGTGATGAGGCAATTGTCTGATCACTGTGCCACCCGTCGTGATTTCCCAAAACGACAAATACGCCAAACTTCGATTCGATCCCCGAGAGCCCGTCCGCGATCTCGCTAACGGGCATGAGTATCGATTTCCGATCGGACGTGTTCGCTACATAATCGCCGAGCATGACGACCGCGTCAGGTTGCTGTCGGTTTATCTGTCTGACGATCTCGCGAAGCTTCTCGTGATCGATTCCGTTCGAGCCGCCGTGAATGTCGGAAACTGCTACGATCTTTAGTCCGTCAAATGCCGGTTCGAGCCCCGTAACAACGATCTCGCTGCTGTTTATGACAAGACGTCTCGGTTCAATGAAATATGCATATCCCAACAAAGCGAACGCGACAGCGGTCGTTAGCAGAACAATGTAGATATTTTTGATCGGGAATGCCATCTATTGGGCGGCGTTCAACGTGACGACATTGATCTCTGGCGGAACTCGGAATCGGAACGGCAGGACACTGGTCCCAACACCGCTGGAAACATACACATGCTTGCCGTCGACGATGGCATGGCCATCCATGAACCGTTTGTCATTAAAGACAGCGAACGGGCCTATGATCGGCCAATTGAGTTGTCCTCCGTGCGTATGCCCCGAAAACATAATGGCGAAGCCCTCAGGCATTTGCAGCGAGGAATCGGGATTATGAGTCAGGGCGATGATGTTCGTTTTTTCGGCAAGTGCCTCAAATGGTTCGAGCGGTACACGCCGGTTGCGGTAAAGATCTTCGATGCCCCAAAGCCTCACCTTTTCGCCGTTGATCTCTATTTCCTGGATCTCGTTCTGCAGGACGGTGATCCCGGCAACCTCTTCGAACTTGCGATGGATGTTCGGCTCGTTGTGATACCAATCGTGGTTGCCAATGATCGCAAATACTCCGTATTTCGCCTTGAAGCCCTTGAGGCTGGCAGCTATGTCATCGACCGGAACCCATAGTTCAGTTCGGTCCGTTCCTTCTGGCTTCCGTCTTGCCTCGCGGTCCCAAACGCGTTCGCTGACGTAATCGCCGAGCAGAACGATAAGGTCGGGGTTCTGCGCATTTGCCTGTTCGACGACGTAGCGGATGCGCTCAGGCGGCGCCCAATTCGAGCCGGTATGAAGATCGGCGATCGTAACGACCTTGAGTCCGTTGAGATTCGGACTCCAATGCGGGATAGTCAGTGTGTCGTGTATAACAACGAACTGCCGCGGTTCGATAAAATAGGCATAAGAAAGAAATGCCGCCAAGAGCAAAATTATCACGCTGAAAACGATTCCGATTCGCTTAAGCCATTTCTTCATTCGATAAGCTCCTGCTGACTCTTGTTTACGACCGACCAAAATACTCGTTCCAACGTTCATCGACGAGCTTGGCGATATCGGCTCGAACCTCGACGACACCGGGATACCAAGGCTTCATACGAGCGTCGATGACTATCGGCGACCCATAAGCGATATGATTGTTCCGGACTTCCGCGGTTCCGGCCGAAATATCGGTTGCCGGATCGAACCGAGTCCACGTCGCCCAAAGGAACTTATCCGTGTATCTCGCGACATCGGCGTCGTCGTGGATCACGACGACCTGCCAATCGTCGAACATGCCCGAGGCGGCAAGGCGTTTCCCGAGTTCCCTCTCACTCTCGAACGCTTCGCCCTCGACGACCAGACAACCGCCGCAAACCGGCAACGCCTTCCGGACGCCGGGCGGAAGCTCGCCGCTGAACTCGCGAACGAGGTCTCTTCTCGCATCACCGGTCCCCATCAAAATGGCTTTACTGCCATGATTTATCTTTCCACTTGCGT
The DNA window shown above is from Chloracidobacterium sp. and carries:
- a CDS encoding metallophosphoesterase, which translates into the protein MKKWLKRIGIVFSVIILLLAAFLSYAYFIEPRQFVVIHDTLTIPHWSPNLNGLKVVTIADLHTGSNWAPPERIRYVVEQANAQNPDLIVLLGDYVSERVWDREARRKPEGTDRTELWVPVDDIAASLKGFKAKYGVFAIIGNHDWYHNEPNIHRKFEEVAGITVLQNEIQEIEINGEKVRLWGIEDLYRNRRVPLEPFEALAEKTNIIALTHNPDSSLQMPEGFAIMFSGHTHGGQLNWPIIGPFAVFNDKRFMDGHAIVDGKHVYVSSGVGTSVLPFRFRVPPEINVVTLNAAQ
- a CDS encoding metallophosphoesterase produces the protein MAFPIKNIYIVLLTTAVAFALLGYAYFIEPRRLVINSSEIVVTGLEPAFDGLKIVAVSDIHGGSNGIDHEKLREIVRQINRQQPDAVVMLGDYVANTSDRKSILMPVSEIADGLSGIESKFGVFVVLGNHDGWHSDQTIASSLGNIGYIVLQNEIAVIERGGKKLNILGLKDHLRLDSWYTFDAMVRGVSQPYANGDFIVLEHSPDVFHVLNYHKSLGDRFRLMIAGHSHGGQVWLPIVGSPLVPSSFGQKYVSGHIKEDGRHLFVTTGIGTSIMPFRFLVPPEIAVLTLRAPRKP